Proteins encoded by one window of Streptomyces sp. NBC_01571:
- the tkt gene encoding transketolase, with protein sequence MVSEPSNTASVIAGRDRGLGLPVADRAGWDPVDVRAVDTVRLLAADAVQKVGNGHPGTAMSLAPLAYLLFQKVMRHDPSDDRWLGRDRFVLSCGHSSLTLYIQLYLAGYGLELSDLEAYRTWGSATPGHPEHRHTAGVEITTGPLGQGMASAVGMAMAARRERGLLDPDAAPGASPFDHHVYVIASDGDMMEGVTAEAGSLAGHQELGNLVVFYDSNHISIEDDTDVSFSEDVPARYAAYGWHVQTVDWTRTGDYVEDVDALLAAIEAAKTETGRPSLIMLRTLIGWPAPTKQNTGKAHGSALGDEEVAATKELLGFDPERTFVVEDEVLARTRAASERGREAHARWQEAFDAWREADPDRAALLDRLRAQELPKGWTDALPEFPADPKGMATRKASGQVLTALAGVLPELWGGSADLAESNNTTMEGEPSFLPADRQTREWKGGPYGRTLHFGIREHAMGAVLNGIALQSLTRPYGGTFLTFSDYMRPAVRLAALMRLPATYVWTHDSIGLGEDGPTHQPVEHLAALRAIPGLDVVRPADANETAACWRTVLEHTDRPAGMILTRQNLPVLDRDSGEFAAASGAAHGGYVLADGADGAMPDVILVATGSEVQIALDARALVARDGLRARVVSMPCREWFAAQPGDYQDEVLPPAVRARVSVEAAVGQGWRDVVGDAGRIVSLEHYGASADYQRLYTEFGITAEAVAAAAHDSVHDAAGTPRPGGRQQTAAPTGGGTGDRP encoded by the coding sequence ATGGTGAGCGAGCCGTCGAACACCGCGAGCGTGATCGCCGGACGTGATCGCGGCCTGGGCCTGCCGGTGGCCGACCGGGCGGGCTGGGACCCGGTGGACGTGCGGGCGGTGGACACCGTCCGACTGCTGGCCGCGGACGCGGTGCAGAAGGTCGGGAACGGCCATCCCGGGACGGCGATGAGCCTCGCCCCTCTGGCGTATCTGCTGTTCCAGAAGGTGATGAGGCACGACCCGAGTGACGACCGGTGGCTCGGCCGGGACCGGTTCGTGCTGTCGTGCGGACATTCGAGCCTGACCCTGTACATCCAGCTCTACCTGGCCGGGTACGGCCTTGAGCTGTCCGACCTCGAGGCGTACCGCACCTGGGGTTCGGCCACCCCCGGGCATCCGGAACACCGACACACGGCCGGTGTGGAGATCACCACCGGCCCACTGGGCCAGGGCATGGCCAGCGCGGTGGGCATGGCGATGGCCGCGCGCCGCGAGCGCGGCCTGCTCGACCCGGACGCCGCACCCGGTGCCTCGCCCTTCGACCACCACGTGTACGTGATCGCCTCGGACGGCGACATGATGGAGGGCGTCACCGCCGAGGCCGGGTCGCTGGCCGGCCATCAGGAGCTGGGGAACCTGGTGGTGTTCTACGACTCCAACCACATCTCCATCGAGGACGACACCGACGTCTCCTTCAGCGAGGACGTCCCCGCCCGCTACGCCGCGTACGGCTGGCACGTGCAGACGGTGGACTGGACCCGCACCGGCGACTACGTGGAGGACGTCGACGCGCTGCTGGCCGCGATCGAGGCCGCCAAAACGGAAACGGGACGCCCCTCGCTGATCATGCTGCGCACCCTGATCGGCTGGCCGGCCCCGACCAAGCAGAACACCGGGAAGGCCCACGGTTCGGCGCTCGGCGACGAGGAGGTCGCCGCGACCAAGGAGTTGCTGGGCTTCGACCCCGAGCGCACGTTCGTCGTCGAGGACGAGGTCCTGGCGCGGACCCGCGCCGCCTCCGAGCGCGGCCGCGAGGCGCACGCCCGGTGGCAGGAGGCGTTCGACGCCTGGCGGGAGGCCGACCCGGACCGCGCGGCACTGCTGGACCGGCTCCGGGCACAGGAGCTCCCCAAGGGGTGGACCGACGCCCTGCCCGAGTTCCCGGCCGACCCTAAGGGCATGGCCACCCGGAAGGCGTCCGGCCAGGTCCTCACGGCGCTCGCGGGCGTACTGCCCGAACTCTGGGGAGGCTCGGCCGACCTGGCCGAGAGCAACAACACCACGATGGAGGGCGAACCGTCCTTCCTTCCGGCCGACCGGCAGACCAGGGAGTGGAAGGGCGGCCCGTACGGGCGCACGCTGCACTTCGGGATCCGAGAGCACGCCATGGGCGCGGTGCTCAACGGCATCGCCCTGCAGAGCCTGACCCGCCCGTACGGCGGCACCTTCCTCACCTTCTCCGACTACATGCGTCCCGCCGTGCGCCTGGCGGCGCTGATGCGGTTGCCCGCCACCTACGTGTGGACCCACGACTCCATCGGTCTCGGCGAGGACGGGCCCACCCACCAGCCCGTCGAACACCTCGCCGCGCTGCGCGCCATCCCCGGTCTGGACGTGGTGCGTCCCGCCGACGCGAACGAGACCGCCGCCTGCTGGCGCACCGTCCTGGAACACACCGACCGCCCCGCCGGGATGATCCTGACCCGTCAGAACCTGCCGGTCCTGGACCGCGACAGCGGGGAGTTCGCCGCGGCCTCCGGTGCGGCACACGGTGGTTACGTCCTTGCCGATGGCGCCGATGGCGCGATGCCGGACGTCATCCTCGTCGCGACGGGCTCGGAGGTGCAGATCGCCCTCGACGCCCGTGCCCTCGTGGCCCGGGACGGTCTGAGGGCACGGGTGGTGTCGATGCCGTGCCGGGAGTGGTTCGCCGCCCAACCCGGTGACTACCAGGACGAGGTGCTGCCGCCCGCGGTACGGGCACGGGTCAGTGTGGAGGCCGCCGTGGGACAGGGCTGGCGCGACGTGGTCGGGGACGCGGGACGCATCGTCAGTCTGGAGCACTACGGCGCCTCGGCCGATTACCAGCGTCTCTACACCGAGTTCGGCATCACGGCCGAAGCGGTGGCGGCCGCCGCCCACGACAGCGTCCACGACGCGGCCGGCACACCACGTCCGGGAGGCCGTCAGCAGACCGCCGCGCCCACCGGCGGCGGCACCGGCGACCGCCCGTGA
- a CDS encoding ANTAR domain-containing protein, whose translation MTSEADMTRQLPSPFEASADEVLRLEDENLQLKQAVRSHAVVDQAIGVILAVGRLTPDEGWDTLRSISQNTNVKLRHVAELIVDWARTGRLPGEIRSQLERELGLGDSSAPAE comes from the coding sequence TTGACGTCCGAAGCGGACATGACGCGGCAGCTCCCCTCGCCCTTCGAGGCCTCGGCGGACGAGGTGCTGCGCCTGGAGGACGAGAACCTCCAGCTCAAGCAGGCCGTGCGGTCGCACGCCGTGGTCGATCAGGCCATCGGCGTCATCCTGGCGGTCGGCCGCCTGACTCCGGACGAGGGCTGGGACACGCTGCGGAGCATCTCCCAGAACACCAACGTCAAGCTGCGCCATGTGGCCGAACTGATCGTCGACTGGGCGCGAACGGGCCGGCTGCCCGGTGAGATTCGCAGCCAGTTGGAGCGCGAGCTCGGACTCGGCGACTCCTCGGCCCCGGCGGAGTAG
- a CDS encoding PRC-barrel domain containing protein, giving the protein MTEHVWSYQSTSGHLAGTDLTGYKVEATDGGIGKVDKHSDEAGDAYLVVDTGVWIFGKEVLLPASTVIQIDPEDKKIFVDRTREQIKNAPEFHRDKHLGDAGYRDELGAYYGPHTPLGGGPMM; this is encoded by the coding sequence GTGACTGAGCATGTGTGGAGTTACCAGTCGACCTCGGGCCATCTGGCCGGCACCGATCTGACCGGCTACAAGGTCGAGGCGACCGACGGTGGAATCGGCAAGGTCGACAAGCACTCCGACGAGGCCGGTGACGCCTACCTGGTCGTGGACACCGGGGTCTGGATCTTCGGCAAGGAGGTCCTCCTCCCGGCGAGCACCGTGATCCAGATCGACCCGGAGGACAAGAAGATCTTCGTCGACCGCACCAGGGAGCAGATCAAGAACGCCCCGGAGTTCCACCGTGACAAGCACCTCGGTGACGCCGGCTACCGCGACGAACTGGGTGCCTACTACGGACCGCACACCCCCCTCGGCGGCGGGCCGATGATGTGA
- a CDS encoding thiamine pyrophosphate-dependent enzyme: MARTVARVIVDALEELGVQHVFGVVGDALNPLTDAIRTTEDLNWVGCRHEEAAAFAAGAQSQLSGTLGVCMGTVGPGSVHLLNGLYDAAKSRTPVLAICGQVPLAEVGSDYFQEVDNDLLFRDVAVYRATVTSPDQMPRMLESAVRAAVCQGGVAVLTVPGDLGDQELGDDRPARFALDRPVTRPDDPALAQAAELLNAADRVTLLVGRGARAARAEVLRTAGTLAAPMVLTLKAKEGFEGDNEFQVGQTGLIGNPAAAHALDSGDALLMLGTDFPYRDWYPKGCKVVQVDTREEHLGRRVPVDVGLTGDVGATLRALLPLLKATRDRGHLDDARERFTHWQEGQRRLADPGHERRWTGKLRAALDNRDHEIRPEALAAAVDAHAAEDAVFTSDTGMATVWLSRFVGMRGSRRLIGSYNLGSMANAMPQALGAQLWAPDRQIVAFCGDGGLSMLLGDLMTIKTYRLPVKLVVFDNRRLGMVKLEQEQAGLPEFGTELDNPDFAAVATALGLTGIRVTDPADLDDSVRRALDTPGPVLLDVLTNPQEVAVPGKPTVSQGWGFAIAKVKEILPSHEG; encoded by the coding sequence GTGGCACGAACCGTCGCCCGTGTGATCGTCGACGCACTCGAGGAACTGGGCGTCCAGCACGTCTTCGGCGTGGTCGGAGACGCCTTGAACCCGCTGACCGACGCGATCCGTACCACCGAGGACCTGAACTGGGTCGGCTGCCGGCACGAAGAGGCCGCGGCCTTCGCCGCCGGAGCGCAGTCCCAGCTCTCGGGGACGCTGGGAGTGTGCATGGGGACGGTGGGACCCGGCTCCGTACACCTTCTCAACGGGCTCTACGACGCGGCGAAGAGCCGGACCCCCGTGCTCGCGATCTGTGGTCAGGTACCCCTCGCCGAGGTCGGCAGCGACTACTTCCAGGAGGTCGACAACGACCTGCTCTTCCGCGACGTGGCCGTCTACCGGGCCACCGTCACCTCCCCCGACCAGATGCCGCGGATGCTGGAGTCCGCCGTCCGCGCGGCCGTATGCCAGGGGGGAGTGGCGGTGCTCACCGTGCCCGGCGACCTCGGCGACCAGGAACTCGGCGACGACCGGCCCGCCCGCTTCGCCCTCGACCGCCCCGTCACCCGCCCGGACGACCCCGCGCTCGCGCAGGCCGCCGAACTCCTCAACGCCGCCGACCGGGTCACCCTGCTCGTCGGCCGCGGAGCCCGCGCCGCCCGGGCCGAGGTCCTGCGGACGGCCGGAACACTCGCGGCGCCGATGGTGCTCACCCTCAAGGCGAAGGAGGGGTTCGAGGGGGACAACGAGTTCCAGGTCGGCCAGACCGGTCTGATAGGCAACCCCGCCGCTGCCCACGCGCTCGACAGCGGCGACGCGCTCCTGATGCTGGGCACCGATTTCCCGTACCGGGACTGGTATCCGAAGGGGTGCAAGGTCGTCCAGGTCGACACCCGTGAGGAGCACCTGGGCCGCCGGGTCCCCGTGGACGTGGGTCTGACGGGCGACGTGGGTGCGACGCTGCGGGCCCTGCTCCCGCTGTTGAAGGCGACCCGGGACCGGGGCCACCTGGACGACGCGCGGGAACGGTTCACCCACTGGCAGGAAGGGCAGCGGCGGCTGGCCGACCCGGGTCACGAGCGCCGCTGGACCGGGAAGCTGAGGGCCGCCCTGGACAACCGGGACCACGAGATCCGCCCCGAGGCGCTGGCCGCCGCGGTGGACGCCCACGCCGCCGAGGACGCCGTCTTCACGTCCGACACCGGAATGGCCACCGTCTGGCTGTCCCGCTTCGTCGGCATGCGGGGGAGCAGGCGCCTGATCGGCTCGTACAACCTCGGCTCGATGGCCAACGCCATGCCCCAGGCCCTCGGGGCGCAACTCTGGGCGCCCGACCGCCAGATCGTCGCCTTCTGCGGCGACGGCGGACTGAGCATGCTGCTCGGCGACCTCATGACGATCAAGACCTACCGGCTGCCGGTGAAGCTCGTGGTCTTCGACAACCGCCGCCTGGGGATGGTCAAACTCGAGCAGGAGCAGGCCGGACTGCCCGAGTTCGGTACGGAGCTCGACAACCCCGACTTCGCCGCGGTGGCCACCGCGCTCGGCCTCACCGGCATCCGTGTCACCGACCCGGCCGATCTCGACGACAGCGTGCGCCGGGCCCTCGACACCCCTGGGCCGGTCCTGCTGGACGTGCTGACCAATCCGCAGGAGGTGGCGGTGCCGGGCAAGCCGACCGTGTCCCAGGGATGGGGCTTCGCCATCGCCAAGGTCAAGGAGATCCTCCCGAGCCACGAAGGCTGA
- a CDS encoding hydrophobic protein, producing MVPLLLVLLLVLLLFGAGFALKILWWVAIVVLVLWLVGFVARPKSGSGRWYRW from the coding sequence ATGGTTCCCCTGCTTCTCGTTCTTCTGCTGGTTCTGCTTCTCTTCGGCGCGGGCTTCGCGTTGAAGATTCTCTGGTGGGTCGCCATCGTCGTACTGGTGCTGTGGCTGGTCGGCTTCGTCGCCCGTCCCAAGAGCGGCAGCGGTCGCTGGTACCGCTGGTAG
- a CDS encoding NAD(P)-dependent oxidoreductase gives MAHITQDPPRVGWIGTGRMGFQLAARLLDAGYDVAVHNRTRAKAETLIERGATVVDRPAELADRDVVFTMVSASPDLQAVTTGPGGVLTSPDAAPGVLIDSSTVSTGTSALIREEAARRGTDFLAAPVSGNPKVIAAGGLTIAVSGSREVFDRVESLLAPLGRGVTYVGEDEAARLVKIAHNVFLGVVTQSLAEITVLAEKGGVSRAAFLEFLNDSVMGSAYTRYKSPALVNLDFTPTFTMPLLLKDLELGLAAGRELEVPMPLAAATAQFVAGAVGAGHVDEDFAALILEQARNSGITLEPENVSLDDGLSPRE, from the coding sequence ATGGCGCACATCACCCAGGACCCGCCGCGCGTCGGCTGGATCGGCACCGGTCGGATGGGCTTCCAACTCGCCGCCCGGCTGCTCGACGCGGGGTACGACGTGGCCGTCCACAACAGGACGCGCGCCAAGGCCGAAACGCTCATCGAGAGAGGTGCGACGGTCGTCGACCGGCCGGCCGAACTCGCCGACCGGGACGTCGTCTTCACGATGGTCTCCGCCTCGCCCGACCTGCAGGCGGTCACCACGGGCCCTGGCGGGGTCCTGACCTCGCCGGATGCCGCGCCGGGTGTTCTGATCGACAGTTCCACGGTGTCCACCGGGACGTCCGCGCTGATCCGGGAAGAGGCCGCCCGGCGCGGGACGGACTTCCTCGCCGCCCCGGTGAGCGGGAACCCGAAGGTGATCGCCGCGGGCGGCCTGACGATCGCGGTGTCCGGCTCCCGCGAAGTGTTCGACCGGGTCGAGTCCTTGCTGGCACCGCTGGGGCGCGGCGTGACCTACGTCGGCGAGGACGAGGCCGCCCGGCTGGTCAAGATCGCGCACAACGTCTTCCTCGGCGTCGTCACTCAGTCGCTCGCCGAGATCACCGTCCTCGCGGAGAAGGGGGGCGTCAGCCGTGCCGCCTTCCTGGAATTCCTGAACGACTCCGTGATGGGCTCGGCCTACACCCGGTACAAGTCGCCCGCCCTGGTCAACCTGGACTTCACGCCGACGTTCACCATGCCGCTGCTGCTCAAGGACCTGGAGCTGGGGCTCGCGGCGGGTCGCGAACTGGAGGTCCCGATGCCGCTGGCCGCCGCCACCGCACAGTTCGTCGCGGGTGCCGTCGGCGCGGGACATGTCGACGAGGACTTCGCCGCCCTGATCCTGGAACAGGCCAGGAACTCCGGCATCACACTCGAACCGGAGAACGTGTCCCTCGACGACGGTCTGTCACCGCGGGAATGA
- a CDS encoding chlorophyllase, translating into MATTPTGTLTPTPVVSVKPVVLPAPGRGEDLRVRVSAPTTGHDLPVIVFSHGYSWSMDGYAPLADFWAARGFVVLQPTHLDSKTLDLPADDPRTPLIWRFRVEDMKRVIDRLDLLEASVPGLEGRLDRSRVAVAGHSWGAQTASMLLGARVLDSEGAPGEDMSDPRVSAGVLLAAPGRGGDDLSPFAAEHFPFMNPSFDHMTPPVLVVAGDGDQSALSVRGPDWFTDPYFLSPAGKSLLTLFGAEHSLGGIPGYSVAETTDESPERVALIQQFTWAFLRTALHPGDTSWPTVRSALEADPKPLGEVRSK; encoded by the coding sequence ATGGCGACCACCCCGACCGGCACGCTCACGCCCACCCCGGTCGTCTCCGTGAAGCCGGTCGTGCTGCCGGCCCCCGGCCGCGGTGAGGACCTGCGGGTCCGGGTGTCCGCGCCCACGACCGGGCACGACCTGCCCGTCATCGTCTTCTCGCACGGCTACAGCTGGTCGATGGACGGTTATGCCCCACTGGCGGACTTCTGGGCTGCGCGCGGCTTCGTGGTCCTGCAGCCCACCCATCTCGACTCGAAGACGCTCGATCTGCCTGCGGACGACCCCCGTACGCCACTGATCTGGCGTTTCCGGGTCGAGGACATGAAGCGCGTCATCGACCGGCTCGACCTGCTGGAAGCTTCCGTTCCGGGCCTCGAAGGGCGCCTGGACCGCAGTCGCGTCGCCGTGGCCGGTCACTCCTGGGGGGCCCAGACGGCGAGCATGCTGCTGGGCGCGCGGGTGCTCGACTCCGAAGGTGCCCCCGGGGAGGACATGTCCGACCCGCGGGTCTCGGCGGGTGTGCTGCTCGCCGCGCCCGGCCGGGGCGGGGACGACCTGTCTCCGTTCGCGGCCGAGCACTTCCCCTTCATGAACCCGTCCTTCGACCACATGACCCCGCCGGTCCTCGTGGTAGCGGGGGACGGGGACCAGTCCGCGCTGTCCGTCCGGGGACCGGACTGGTTCACCGACCCGTACTTCCTGAGCCCGGCCGGCAAGAGCCTGCTGACCTTGTTCGGCGCGGAGCACTCGCTCGGCGGGATCCCCGGGTACAGCGTCGCGGAAACCACCGACGAGAGTCCCGAACGAGTCGCCCTGATACAGCAGTTCACCTGGGCGTTCCTGCGCACCGCGCTGCACCCCGGGGACACGAGCTGGCCGACGGTCCGCTCCGCGCTGGAGGCCGATCCCAAGCCGCTGGGCGAGGTTCGGAGCAAGTAG
- a CDS encoding FMN-binding glutamate synthase family protein, which produces MLKILLVVLLGSLATGVSVVAVLVSPWWWTAAAPLLLLALVAVHDLVQRRHSVLRNYPLLGHLRFALEALRPELQQYFIERNFDGRPFDRDTRSIVYERAKGTDAEEPFGTELDLYRTGSEFLTPSMAPRPVPTEAPRVRIGGPECTRPYDMALLNVSAMSFGSLSANAVLALNTGAQLGGFAQDTGEGGLSEYHLRPGGDLVWEIGTGYFGCRTDDGDFDPRQFAEKAAHEQVKCVSLKISQGAKPGIGGVLPGAKVNAEIAGVRGVPQGETVISPPYHRVYSTPRELVRFLARMRELADGKPVGFKLCVGSRREFLAVCKAMLEEDSTPDFIVVDGAEGGTGAAPLEFADNVGLPLGEGLMTVHNALVGVGLRDRIRIGAGGKVATGSDLVKRLLQGADYTNAARAMMFAIGCIQAQRCHTNTCPVGVATQDERRARAVDVPDKSQRVRRYQRATVKSALQIMASMGVEEPRDLRPHMLLQRVNPHTVRSYAELHDWLTPGELIASAPADWASDWKAADPDRFAR; this is translated from the coding sequence GTGCTGAAGATACTTCTGGTTGTCCTGCTCGGCTCGCTGGCGACGGGCGTCTCGGTCGTCGCCGTCCTGGTCTCGCCCTGGTGGTGGACCGCGGCCGCCCCCCTGCTCCTGCTCGCCCTGGTGGCCGTCCACGACCTCGTGCAGCGCCGGCACTCCGTCCTGCGGAACTACCCACTGCTCGGGCATCTCCGCTTCGCCCTGGAGGCGCTGCGGCCGGAGCTTCAGCAGTACTTCATCGAGCGCAACTTCGACGGCCGCCCCTTCGACCGTGACACGCGCAGCATCGTCTACGAGCGGGCCAAGGGCACCGATGCCGAGGAACCGTTCGGCACGGAACTCGACCTGTACCGGACGGGCAGTGAGTTCCTCACCCCGTCCATGGCGCCCCGGCCGGTGCCCACCGAGGCACCGCGCGTCCGGATCGGCGGACCCGAGTGCACCCGCCCCTACGACATGGCGCTGCTGAACGTCTCGGCGATGAGCTTCGGCTCGCTGTCCGCCAACGCCGTACTCGCCCTCAACACCGGCGCACAACTGGGCGGCTTCGCCCAGGACACCGGCGAGGGCGGCCTCTCCGAGTACCACCTGAGGCCTGGCGGAGACCTCGTCTGGGAGATCGGCACCGGATACTTCGGCTGCCGCACGGACGACGGGGACTTCGACCCGCGGCAGTTCGCCGAGAAGGCGGCGCACGAGCAGGTCAAGTGCGTGTCGCTGAAGATCAGTCAGGGCGCCAAGCCCGGAATCGGCGGAGTGCTGCCGGGTGCCAAGGTGAACGCGGAGATCGCCGGAGTCCGCGGCGTCCCGCAGGGGGAGACGGTCATCTCGCCGCCCTACCACCGCGTTTACTCCACGCCGCGCGAACTGGTCCGCTTCCTGGCCCGGATGCGGGAACTGGCCGACGGCAAGCCCGTCGGGTTCAAGCTGTGCGTCGGCTCACGCCGTGAGTTCCTCGCCGTATGCAAGGCGATGCTGGAGGAGGACAGCACGCCGGACTTCATCGTCGTCGACGGCGCGGAGGGCGGAACGGGCGCGGCGCCCCTCGAGTTCGCGGACAACGTCGGCCTGCCCCTGGGCGAGGGACTGATGACCGTGCACAACGCCCTCGTGGGCGTCGGGCTCCGCGACCGGATCAGGATCGGCGCCGGCGGCAAGGTCGCCACCGGCAGCGACCTCGTCAAGCGCCTTCTGCAGGGAGCCGACTACACCAACGCCGCCCGCGCCATGATGTTCGCGATCGGCTGCATACAGGCCCAGCGCTGCCACACCAACACCTGTCCCGTCGGCGTCGCCACCCAGGACGAACGGCGCGCCCGCGCCGTCGACGTACCCGACAAGTCCCAGCGCGTACGGCGCTATCAGCGCGCGACGGTCAAGAGCGCGCTCCAGATCATGGCCTCGATGGGTGTCGAGGAGCCGCGCGATCTGCGGCCCCACATGCTGCTGCAGCGGGTGAATCCGCACACCGTCCGCTCCTATGCGGAACTCCACGACTGGCTCACCCCCGGAGAGCTGATCGCATCGGCGCCCGCCGACTGGGCATCCGACTGGAAGGCGGCCGACCCGGACCGCTTCGCCCGCTGA
- a CDS encoding STAS domain-containing protein has product MESPRLSVTRSTTAEGIAVLALRGEIDFTTGTEVQRALLGPDGEAAARTVVELSQVTFMDSSGINALIGAHHTATARQGWVRLAAPSPAILRVLQIVGLDSVITCYPTLQQALSVGARGSRAGADRDRPDGSAGD; this is encoded by the coding sequence ATGGAGTCCCCACGGCTGTCGGTAACCCGTTCCACCACTGCCGAGGGCATCGCTGTGCTGGCCCTGCGCGGCGAGATCGACTTCACCACCGGCACCGAGGTCCAGCGTGCGCTCCTCGGTCCCGACGGCGAGGCGGCCGCCCGTACCGTGGTGGAGCTGAGTCAGGTGACCTTCATGGACTCCAGCGGCATCAACGCGCTCATCGGGGCCCACCACACCGCTACCGCCCGGCAGGGCTGGGTGCGCCTGGCGGCCCCCTCCCCCGCGATCCTGCGCGTCCTCCAGATCGTGGGCCTCGACAGCGTGATCACCTGCTACCCCACGCTCCAGCAGGCGTTGAGTGTCGGCGCGCGGGGCAGCCGGGCCGGTGCCGACCGTGATCGACCGGACGGTTCGGCGGGTGACTGA
- a CDS encoding MarR family transcriptional regulator translates to MQGVPESHTGWTFLTNHARVLAAIAEDRTTRIRDIAARCQLTERAVQKIISDLEEGGYLTHTRQGRSNEYQIEEGTLLRHPADSGPKVADLLALLARHDAEHGSTGDRQSRRASPHAHATEGER, encoded by the coding sequence ATGCAGGGAGTACCCGAGTCCCACACAGGCTGGACGTTCCTCACCAACCACGCCCGCGTGCTGGCCGCCATCGCCGAGGACCGCACCACGCGCATCCGCGACATCGCCGCGCGCTGCCAGCTCACCGAGCGGGCCGTCCAGAAGATCATTTCCGACTTGGAGGAGGGCGGATACCTCACCCACACCCGGCAAGGACGCTCGAACGAGTACCAGATCGAGGAGGGAACCCTCCTGCGGCACCCGGCGGACTCCGGACCCAAGGTGGCGGACCTGCTGGCCCTCCTCGCCCGGCACGACGCCGAGCACGGCAGCACCGGCGACCGGCAGTCGCGAAGGGCGTCCCCGCACGCACATGCCACGGAAGGTGAGCGGTGA